A window of the Diabrotica undecimpunctata isolate CICGRU chromosome 1, icDiaUnde3, whole genome shotgun sequence genome harbors these coding sequences:
- the LOC140431259 gene encoding uncharacterized protein has translation MPEDKISENAPDTDPEANITPETQTALDKQPEGDKEVVEAAEAEGEKLEAEPPAVDGLTEDQHAATEIQEVQKISDTDETKVTEEVQEFEYQETLDEETMGKLESDVMNVLSVSQDSLEDLVKSSSMQIAQEKSGLEVLGLSSQLLIEEKKKKRFERAKDVLGEVIDIRGDSVGTEDRDRRLRFMNNKYDSDKPTLARYMNTYKLDSDKPFNHEKIKNVLKSVMEEALQDLKYEPEKCTKLAKWASNTIRAKVKQMEFDRYRIISLVTIGEKHNQGVLCTCRFLWDSDRDNYSCYTLQNPFVFGIALCFGLYYE, from the exons ATGCCAGAAGATAAAATTTCTGAAAATGCTCCCGATACAGATCCAGAGGCGAATATCACTCCAGAAACACAAACAGCTTTGGATAAGCAACCAGAAGGCGACAAAGAAGTTGTAGAAGCTGCAGAAGCTGAAGGAGAAAAACTTGAAGCGGAACCCCCGGCTGTCGATG GTTTAACTGAGGATCAACATGCTGCCACTGAAATTCAAGAGGTCCAAAAAATATCTGATACTGATGAAACTAAGGTAACAGAGGAAGTTCAAGAATTTGAGTATCAAGAAACACTAGATGAAGAAACAATGGGAAAACTGGAAAGTGACGTTATGAACGTTTTAAGTGTGTCACAAGATTCTTTAGAAGACTTAGTGAAATCCTCATCCATGCAAATTGCCCAAGAAAAATCAGGTTTAGAGGTCCTTGGTCTTAGCAGCCAATTgttaattgaagaaaaaaagaagaaacgcTTTGAGAGAGCCAAAGACGTATTAG GTGAAGTAATAGATATAAGAGGTGACAGTGTCGGAACTGAAGACAGGGATAGACGTCTTCGATTTATGAACAATAAATACGATTCAGATAAACCTACCTTGGCTCGATATATGAACACATATAAATTGGATTCTGATAAACCTTTCAACCATGAAAAGATTAAAAATGTATTGAAGTCAGTTATGGAAGAAGCGCTACAAGATCTGAA atATGAACCTGAGAAGTGTACCAAACTGGCCAAATGGGCTTCCAATACAATCAGAGCGAAGGTAAAACAAATGGAATTTGATAGATATAGAATTATTAGCCTAGTTACAATTGGAGAAAAACATAACCAAGGTGTACTATGCACATGCAGATTTCTATGGGATTCTGATCGAGATAATTATTCATGTTACACATTGCAAAATCCATTTGTTTTTGGAATTGCTCTCTGTTTTGGTTTGTATTATGAATAA